A region of Thermotoga sp. Mc24 DNA encodes the following proteins:
- a CDS encoding amino acid ABC transporter ATP-binding protein, which translates to MTVLKVEGLHKYFGKLYVLKGIDLEVKKGEVISIIGPSGSGKSTLLRCINLLEEYQQGKIYFKGELITHRNINRIRSSIGMVFQQFNLFPHLSVLNNLILAPMKVKNMPKDEAVEKARKLLERVGLIEKINEKPGNLSGGQQQRVAIARALMMDPELMLFDEPTSALDPELVKEVLDVIKDLAQSGMTMLIVTHEMRFARDVSDRVVFMDDGRIVEMGPPEKIFSNPENERTREFLEHFLSV; encoded by the coding sequence ATGACCGTTTTAAAAGTCGAAGGTCTTCACAAGTACTTCGGAAAACTCTACGTGCTCAAGGGAATAGATCTCGAGGTGAAAAAGGGTGAAGTGATCTCCATCATCGGCCCGAGCGGCAGCGGAAAGAGCACCCTTCTTCGCTGTATAAACCTGCTCGAGGAGTATCAACAGGGGAAGATCTATTTCAAAGGTGAACTCATCACCCACAGGAACATAAACAGGATAAGGAGTTCCATAGGTATGGTCTTTCAGCAGTTCAACCTGTTTCCGCACCTTTCCGTCCTGAACAACCTCATACTCGCTCCGATGAAGGTGAAGAACATGCCGAAAGATGAAGCTGTAGAAAAAGCGAGAAAGCTCCTGGAAAGGGTGGGTCTCATCGAAAAGATAAACGAAAAGCCCGGAAACCTCTCCGGTGGACAGCAACAGAGGGTGGCCATAGCGAGGGCCCTCATGATGGACCCGGAGCTCATGCTCTTCGACGAACCCACCTCCGCTCTCGATCCTGAGCTCGTGAAAGAGGTGCTCGACGTCATAAAGGACCTGGCCCAATCGGGTATGACCATGCTGATCGTGACACACGAAATGAGATTCGCCCGTGACGTCTCCGACAGGGTAGTTTTCATGGACGATGGACGAATCGTCGAGATGGGACCTCCCGAGAAGATCTTCTCTAATCCTGAGAACGAGAGGACGCGGGAGTTTCTTGAGCACTTTCTTTCAGTTTGA
- a CDS encoding penicillin-binding transpeptidase domain-containing protein — translation MKNRLILILMALSFVLIIMKAFQVQILEHEKHKKYIDLLQTRLVKIPAPRGRIISSDGKVLAKDEVVYVLDPWLNSIDELKKTELFTSEEILSLVKGESIVIDKARADVLSKAGVRVVMDYRRKYEPLAPHVVGYVNADRTGVYGVESVYDELLTGTDGMKMVFVEPSGAISSEVLRSPPKPGEDVTLTIDSRIQKVAEESLEKTGNPGSVILSDVRTGEILVLASFPGYNPQDFYEGFTKREWERLARNSPSPLVNRAISSAYSPGSSIKVLWAIAALLNGVDPEEKINCRGVFDYRNSKGEVVARYKDWKEEGHGLTDLRKAIRVSCNVYFYQLGLKIGVDKMAEVARKLGIFEKTGIDLPGEKSGTFPTPEWKMSKIGEPWYPGDTILMSIGQGYLTVTPLELLKLVSLVANEGIFYRPHVVKKIGSKVMKPEIETQVQIDEKIWTFLRNAMVDVTSFKGNEEEDPGTAYHVFGDFPYRVAGKTGTAETGSGAPHSWFIGFAPAENPEVAIVVMVEHGGYGSGVASQIAREVLEEYFKLKESAQETPASSRSQD, via the coding sequence GTGAAGAACAGGTTGATTCTGATCCTGATGGCCCTATCGTTTGTTTTGATCATCATGAAAGCCTTTCAGGTGCAGATCCTCGAACACGAGAAACACAAAAAATACATAGACCTTCTCCAGACAAGGCTCGTGAAGATCCCAGCTCCACGGGGAAGGATCATCTCCAGTGATGGAAAAGTACTTGCGAAGGATGAAGTGGTGTACGTTCTCGATCCGTGGCTGAACAGCATAGATGAATTGAAAAAGACAGAGCTCTTCACTTCCGAGGAGATTCTTTCACTCGTCAAAGGCGAATCCATAGTCATCGACAAAGCGAGAGCGGATGTGCTTTCGAAGGCTGGGGTGCGAGTTGTCATGGATTACAGGAGAAAGTACGAACCACTCGCACCACATGTGGTTGGCTACGTGAACGCCGACAGGACGGGAGTGTACGGTGTGGAGAGTGTGTACGACGAATTGCTGACGGGAACGGACGGCATGAAGATGGTCTTCGTGGAGCCGTCTGGCGCGATATCTTCCGAAGTCCTTCGAAGTCCTCCGAAACCCGGCGAAGACGTAACACTCACGATCGATTCCAGGATACAGAAAGTCGCCGAAGAATCTCTTGAAAAAACTGGAAATCCGGGCTCTGTGATCCTCTCTGATGTCAGAACAGGAGAAATCCTCGTTCTCGCATCGTTTCCAGGATACAATCCCCAGGATTTTTACGAGGGCTTCACAAAAAGAGAGTGGGAAAGGCTCGCCAGAAATTCACCTTCTCCTCTGGTCAACAGAGCGATATCGTCCGCGTACAGCCCGGGATCTTCCATAAAGGTCCTTTGGGCCATAGCTGCTTTGCTGAACGGAGTCGATCCAGAAGAGAAGATCAACTGCCGTGGAGTGTTCGATTACAGAAACAGCAAGGGAGAAGTGGTGGCAAGATACAAGGACTGGAAAGAGGAAGGTCACGGCCTCACCGATCTTAGAAAGGCGATCAGGGTCTCCTGCAACGTCTACTTCTATCAGCTGGGACTGAAGATCGGTGTGGACAAAATGGCGGAGGTTGCAAGGAAACTGGGTATCTTCGAAAAGACAGGAATAGACCTTCCAGGTGAGAAGAGCGGTACATTTCCAACCCCCGAGTGGAAGATGTCCAAGATAGGAGAACCCTGGTATCCTGGTGACACCATCCTGATGTCCATCGGCCAAGGATATCTCACAGTGACTCCTTTGGAGCTTTTGAAGCTTGTTTCACTTGTGGCAAACGAAGGAATATTCTACAGACCACACGTGGTGAAAAAGATCGGTTCAAAGGTGATGAAACCGGAGATTGAAACACAGGTTCAGATCGATGAGAAGATATGGACCTTTCTCAGGAACGCCATGGTCGACGTGACGTCCTTCAAAGGAAACGAGGAGGAAGACCCCGGAACGGCATACCACGTGTTCGGAGACTTTCCGTACAGAGTGGCTGGGAAAACGGGTACCGCCGAGACCGGGAGCGGTGCTCCTCACTCGTGGTTCATAGGTTTTGCTCCCGCGGAAAATCCAGAAGTTGCAATCGTGGTGATGGTGGAACACGGGGGATACGGTTCCGGTGTAGCGTCCCAGATAGCAAGAGAGGTTCTGGAAGAATACTTCAAACTGAAAGAAAGTGCTCAAGAAACTCCCGCGTCCTCTCGTTCTCAGGATTAG